The Edaphobacter acidisoli genome contains the following window.
GACATCCCCCGAACGCACAGCCCCAAACGCGATCCAACCGCCTCTGCCAGCGCTCAACCTCAGCATCCGGCGACAAACCATGCTCAAAAAAGATAAGCCTGCCTCCAGGCCGCAGCACCCGCCGTATCCCCCGAATCGCCTCAACCACGCCAGGAATCGTGCAGAACGTCAACGTGCTCACAACCGTATCGACGCTCTCATCCGCCAGAGGAATCCGTTCTCCAGGCAGGTCAAGAAACTCAATCTCCACCTGCACCCTGCGCCTCTGCTCCTCCGCGCGCCGAAGCATCCCGCGGTTCGGCTCCAGCGCATACACTTTGTTCACTCGCGAAGTATCATAATGCGCGAAGTTAACGCCAGAGCCCGCGCCAATCTCCAGCACATCGCCCGTGGCCAGCGGAACAACGCGCCTCCGAATCTCCGCAATCGGCCCGGGATTTCCTAACAGATCCACAAGGCCCGGATAAACATGCT
Protein-coding sequences here:
- a CDS encoding class I SAM-dependent methyltransferase, which translates into the protein MSFYREHVYPGLVDLLGNPGPIAEIRRRVVPLATGDVLEIGAGSGVNFAHYDTSRVNKVYALEPNRGMLRRAEEQRRRVQVEIEFLDLPGERIPLADESVDTVVSTLTFCTIPGVVEAIRGIRRVLRPGGRLIFFEHGLSPDAEVERWQRRLDRVWGCAFGGCHLTRDMPLLIEQGGLRIEKMEQGYIAPFPKTPSYCWWGEAVLQAT